One part of the Chthonomonadales bacterium genome encodes these proteins:
- a CDS encoding heavy metal-binding domain-containing protein, producing MSYQRSAYTRDSREGLPAHAVERLSRVRQQERPFFTSDLTVNEYVLLHQAGFVPLGLVMGTSMYQIGYQRAGWTQNTEMDVLTQAMYSARELAMTRMEEEADMLDADGIVGVRLDVMRHAWGASMAEFMAIGTAVRAVEPGEWRAASGRPFTSDLTGQDFWTLLRSGHRPVALVMGSCVYHVAHRGVGQWLRQVMRNVEMTNFTQALYDARELALERMQEEAIAAESRGIVGVTIEERTYGWDAHVIEYFAVGTAIVGTGAAESIPSPGFVISLNDPKISKVVRSGAGLKGAGAQGSGSGGDAAAAG from the coding sequence ATGAGTTACCAGCGGTCGGCGTACACGCGCGATTCGCGAGAGGGACTGCCGGCGCACGCCGTCGAGCGGCTCTCGCGGGTCAGGCAGCAGGAACGCCCGTTCTTCACGAGCGACCTGACCGTCAACGAGTACGTGCTCCTGCACCAGGCCGGCTTCGTGCCGCTCGGCCTGGTCATGGGCACCTCGATGTACCAGATCGGCTACCAGCGCGCCGGCTGGACCCAGAACACCGAGATGGACGTGCTCACGCAGGCCATGTACTCGGCTCGCGAGTTGGCGATGACGCGCATGGAAGAGGAGGCCGACATGCTCGACGCCGACGGGATCGTCGGCGTTCGGCTGGACGTAATGCGCCACGCGTGGGGCGCGTCGATGGCCGAGTTCATGGCGATCGGCACCGCGGTGCGCGCCGTGGAGCCCGGCGAGTGGCGGGCCGCCAGCGGCCGGCCCTTCACCTCGGACCTGACCGGTCAGGACTTCTGGACGCTCCTGCGCTCGGGGCACCGGCCCGTGGCGCTGGTGATGGGCAGTTGCGTCTACCACGTGGCGCACCGCGGCGTGGGCCAGTGGCTGCGGCAGGTGATGCGCAACGTGGAGATGACCAACTTCACCCAGGCGCTCTACGACGCGCGGGAGCTGGCGCTCGAGCGCATGCAAGAGGAGGCGATCGCCGCCGAGTCGCGGGGCATCGTGGGCGTCACCATCGAGGAGCGCACCTACGGCTGGGACGCGCACGTCATCGAGTACTTCGCGGTGGGGACCGCGATCGTGGGGACCGGCGCGGCCGAGTCGATCCCGTCTCCAGGCTTCGTCATCTCGCTGAACGACCCGAAGATCAGCAAGGTGGTCCGGTCCGGCGCCGGCCTCAAGGGTGCCGGGGCCCAGGGCTCCGGCTCGGGCGGCGACGCGGCCGCCGCCGGGTAG
- the uvrA gene encoding excinuclease ABC subunit UvrA — MPQHDRIVIRGARQHNLKDIDIEIPRDRIVVITGLSGSGKSSLAFDTLYAEGQRRYVESLSAYARQFLGQMDKPDVDYIEGLSPAVSIDQKSTSRNPRSTVGTVTEIYDYLRLLFARIGRPHCHQCGREIAQQTVEQMVDRVLELPEGARIQLLAPVVRGRKGEYRKEIEEIRKEGFTRLRVDGRMVDLSVEEAPDLDRYKQHWIDVVVDRLVVKPDAAPRLADSLETALRKGDGNAAVAVVPRSGEEGAAAPEEMAFSENFACTVCGINLEEIAPRSFSFNSPYGACPECHGLGTRTEFDPDLIAPSKALSVAQGALTPFMPKTPGANYGEYLMGLFQGVADRFGFTLNTPLGELSPEQMRALMYGVEGNVTVQFRNKWGRVRRFDSEYAGAVPMLERRLKDTSSDWIREELQKYQSTRPCPACAGRRLKPESLSVTVGGLSIAEVSAGSIARALEWFGALALTPREETIARQIVKEIRTRLGFLVNVGLDYLTLNRAAATLAGGEAQRIRLATQIGSGLMGVLYILDEPSIGLHQRDNARLIGTLVRLRDLGNTIIVVEHDEETMQAADHLIDIGPGAGEHGGRVVAQGTMQDIMDAPESITGQFLSGRRRIAVPESRRAVLPVGAEPASSNGSGKGANGHAGNRGRWLRVRGARAHNLKHIDVDIPLGVLVCVTGVSGSGKSTLVQETLFPRLTHHLHGTVGAWADHDEILGIEHVDKVIDIDQSPIGRTPRSNPATYTGTFDLIRDLFAATPDARVRGYRPGRFSFNVKGGRCEACRGDGIIKIEMHFLPDVYVPCEVCKGRRYNRETLEAHYKGRGIADVLDMTVSEALAFFGALPRISRKLATLHDVGLDYIRLGQPATTLSGGEAQRIKLAAELSRRGTGRTLYILDEPTTGLHFADIEKLLHVLNRLVDAGNTVLVIEHNLDVIKTADYVIDLGPEGGEGGGSIVALGTPEEIAATPASHTGRYLRRALGLDALAPRSA, encoded by the coding sequence ATGCCACAACACGACCGAATCGTCATTCGCGGCGCGCGCCAGCACAACCTCAAGGACATCGACATCGAGATCCCGCGCGACCGAATCGTCGTGATCACCGGGCTCTCGGGCTCCGGTAAATCCTCGCTCGCCTTCGACACCCTCTACGCCGAGGGTCAGCGGCGCTACGTGGAGAGCCTGTCCGCCTATGCCCGCCAGTTCCTCGGGCAGATGGACAAGCCGGACGTCGACTACATCGAGGGGCTCTCCCCGGCCGTCTCGATCGACCAGAAGTCCACCAGCCGCAACCCCCGCTCGACCGTCGGCACCGTCACGGAGATCTACGACTACCTGCGGCTCCTTTTCGCGCGCATCGGCCGCCCCCACTGCCACCAGTGCGGGCGCGAGATCGCCCAGCAGACCGTGGAGCAGATGGTGGACCGCGTGCTCGAGCTGCCAGAAGGCGCTCGCATCCAGCTCCTGGCGCCCGTGGTGCGCGGCCGCAAGGGCGAGTACCGCAAGGAGATCGAGGAGATCCGTAAGGAGGGCTTCACGCGTCTCCGCGTCGACGGTCGCATGGTGGACCTCTCGGTCGAGGAGGCGCCGGATCTGGACCGCTACAAGCAGCACTGGATCGACGTGGTCGTCGACCGGTTGGTGGTGAAGCCGGACGCGGCCCCGCGCCTGGCCGATTCGCTGGAGACAGCCCTTAGAAAGGGCGATGGCAACGCCGCGGTGGCCGTCGTGCCCCGGTCGGGCGAGGAGGGCGCGGCCGCGCCGGAGGAGATGGCCTTCTCGGAGAACTTCGCGTGCACCGTCTGTGGCATCAACCTGGAGGAGATCGCCCCGCGCTCCTTCTCGTTCAACAGCCCCTACGGGGCCTGCCCGGAATGCCATGGCCTCGGCACCCGCACCGAGTTCGACCCCGACCTGATCGCGCCAAGCAAGGCGCTCAGCGTGGCGCAGGGGGCGCTCACGCCCTTCATGCCGAAAACGCCCGGCGCAAACTACGGCGAGTACCTGATGGGCCTCTTCCAGGGCGTGGCCGACCGCTTCGGCTTCACGCTCAACACGCCCCTCGGCGAGCTCTCCCCGGAGCAGATGCGCGCGCTCATGTACGGAGTGGAGGGCAACGTCACGGTGCAGTTCCGCAACAAGTGGGGCCGGGTGCGCCGCTTCGACAGCGAGTACGCCGGGGCGGTCCCCATGCTGGAGCGCCGACTGAAGGACACGAGCAGCGACTGGATCCGGGAGGAACTGCAGAAGTACCAGTCGACGCGCCCGTGCCCGGCCTGCGCCGGTCGGCGCCTGAAGCCCGAGTCGCTGTCGGTCACCGTCGGCGGGCTCAGCATCGCCGAGGTGAGCGCCGGCAGCATCGCGCGAGCCCTGGAGTGGTTCGGCGCGCTCGCCCTCACGCCGCGCGAGGAGACCATCGCGCGCCAGATCGTCAAGGAGATCCGCACGCGCCTGGGCTTCCTCGTCAACGTGGGCCTAGATTACCTGACCCTCAACCGCGCCGCCGCCACGCTGGCCGGCGGAGAGGCGCAGCGCATCCGGCTGGCCACCCAGATCGGCTCCGGCCTGATGGGCGTGCTCTACATCCTGGACGAGCCGAGCATCGGCCTGCACCAGCGCGACAACGCCAGGCTCATCGGAACGCTGGTTCGGCTGCGCGACCTGGGCAACACGATCATCGTCGTGGAGCACGACGAGGAGACGATGCAGGCGGCAGACCACCTGATCGACATCGGGCCGGGGGCCGGCGAGCACGGCGGCCGGGTCGTGGCGCAGGGCACCATGCAGGACATCATGGACGCGCCGGAGTCGATCACCGGCCAGTTCCTCTCGGGCCGTCGCCGCATCGCCGTGCCCGAGTCGCGGCGCGCCGTGCTACCGGTCGGCGCCGAGCCGGCGTCAAGCAACGGCTCCGGCAAGGGAGCCAACGGGCACGCCGGCAACCGCGGCCGGTGGCTGCGCGTGCGCGGCGCTCGCGCGCACAACCTCAAGCACATCGACGTCGACATCCCGCTCGGCGTGCTCGTCTGCGTCACGGGCGTCTCCGGCAGCGGCAAGTCCACTCTCGTGCAGGAGACCCTCTTCCCGCGCCTGACGCACCACCTGCACGGCACGGTCGGCGCCTGGGCCGACCACGACGAGATCCTGGGCATCGAGCACGTCGACAAGGTGATCGACATCGACCAGTCGCCGATCGGACGCACTCCGCGCTCCAACCCGGCTACCTACACCGGCACGTTCGACCTGATCCGCGATCTCTTCGCCGCCACGCCGGACGCGCGCGTGCGCGGCTACCGGCCGGGGCGCTTCTCGTTCAACGTGAAGGGGGGCCGCTGCGAGGCCTGCCGCGGCGACGGCATCATCAAGATCGAGATGCACTTCCTGCCCGATGTCTACGTGCCCTGCGAGGTGTGCAAGGGGCGCCGGTACAACCGCGAGACGCTCGAGGCGCACTACAAGGGCCGCGGCATCGCCGACGTGCTGGACATGACCGTGTCCGAGGCCCTCGCCTTCTTCGGCGCCTTGCCGCGCATCAGCCGCAAGCTGGCAACGCTCCACGACGTGGGGCTCGACTACATCCGCCTGGGCCAGCCGGCGACCACTCTCTCCGGCGGCGAGGCCCAGCGCATCAAGCTGGCCGCCGAGCTCTCCAGGCGGGGCACCGGGCGCACCCTCTACATCCTGGACGAACCGACCACCGGCCTGCACTTCGCCGACATCGAGAAGCTGCTGCACGTCCTCAACCGCCTTGTGGACGCTGGCAACACCGTGCTCGTCATCGAGCACAACCTGGACGTGATCAAGACGGCCGACTACGTGATCGACCTGGGGCCCGAGGGCGGCGAGGGCGGCGGGAGCATCGTGGCGCTGGGCACGCCCGAGGAGATCGCGGCCACGCCGGCCAGCCACACCGGGCGCTACCTTCGCCGCGCGCTCGGCCTGGACGCGCTCGCGCCCCGGTCGGCGTAG
- a CDS encoding bifunctional acetate--CoA ligase family protein/GNAT family N-acetyltransferase, with amino-acid sequence MKPSGKPSTESAHDILRQRDRPLGAFFSPQSVAVIGASESPGSVGRTLLWNLVSNPFGGTVYPVNPKRPSILGVKAYPNITAVPESVDLAVIATPARTVPGVIAECGEAGVRAAIVISAGFKEIGPQGVELERQILQLARQYNMRIIGPNCLGLMCPPTGVNATFASAMARPGTVGFISQSGALCTAVLDWSLRELVGFSAFISIGSMLDVGWGNLIDYLGDDPHTRSIVIYMESIGDARAFLSAAREVALNKPIIVIKAGRTEQAAKAAASHTGSLTGSDEVLDAAFRRSGVLRVDRISDLFYMAEVLARQPRPRGPRLTILTNAGGPGVLATDWLITTGGELTPLTDETVEALDKVLPPQWSRANPIDILGDADPARYARAVEIAAKDPNADGLLVILTPQAMTDPTQTAEHLRPLAHVENKPLLAAWMGGADVVAGESILNHANIPTFPYPDSAARAFNYMWRFSYNLRGLYETPSLEDGADGPDRGGAAALLRHVRGSGRSILTEYESKKLLAAYGIPTVETRLAASADDAVAAAAEIGYPVVLKLNSETITHKTDVGGVKLNLLDGSSVRTAYEEIEASVREHGGEGHFQGVTVQPMVRMDGYEVILGSSIDPQFGPVLLFGSGGQLVEVYKDRALALPPLTTTLARRCMEHTRIFTALKGVRGRKPVDIAALEQLMVRFSYLIVEQHAIKELDINPLLASPDGLVALDARVVVHDREVAAESLPQSAIRPYPVQYVSRWQMRDGHDVTIRPIRPEDEPLIVQFHESLSDRSVYLRFFHAMKLSQRVAHERMVRICFNDYDREVALVAEDREPETGTPRILGVARLSRLHGHNESEFSLLVNDRFHGLGLGTELLSRLLAVARDEHLDTVLADILPENYVMQHICEKLGFDLKRGIDEDMVKARYVVPKG; translated from the coding sequence ATGAAACCGTCCGGCAAGCCGAGCACCGAGTCCGCACACGACATTCTGCGGCAGCGCGACCGGCCGCTCGGCGCCTTCTTCTCCCCTCAGTCCGTCGCCGTGATCGGCGCCAGCGAGAGCCCCGGAAGCGTCGGACGAACCCTCCTCTGGAACCTGGTCAGCAACCCCTTCGGCGGCACCGTCTACCCCGTGAACCCCAAGCGTCCGAGCATCCTCGGCGTAAAGGCCTATCCGAACATCACCGCCGTGCCGGAGTCGGTGGACCTGGCGGTGATCGCGACGCCCGCGCGCACGGTTCCCGGAGTGATCGCCGAGTGCGGCGAGGCCGGCGTTCGCGCCGCCATCGTCATCTCCGCCGGCTTCAAGGAGATCGGGCCGCAGGGCGTCGAGCTGGAACGGCAGATCCTGCAGCTTGCGCGCCAGTACAACATGCGCATCATCGGCCCCAACTGCCTGGGCCTGATGTGCCCGCCCACCGGCGTCAACGCCACCTTCGCCTCGGCCATGGCCCGCCCGGGCACCGTGGGCTTCATCAGCCAGAGCGGCGCCCTCTGCACCGCCGTCCTGGACTGGAGCCTGCGGGAGCTGGTGGGCTTCAGCGCCTTCATCTCGATCGGCTCCATGCTCGACGTGGGCTGGGGCAACCTGATCGACTACCTGGGCGACGACCCGCACACCCGCAGCATCGTCATCTACATGGAGTCGATCGGCGACGCGCGCGCCTTCCTCTCGGCCGCCCGCGAGGTCGCGCTGAACAAGCCCATCATCGTGATCAAGGCCGGCCGCACCGAGCAGGCCGCCAAGGCCGCGGCCTCCCACACCGGCTCTCTCACCGGCAGCGACGAGGTGCTCGACGCGGCCTTCCGCCGCAGCGGAGTGCTGCGCGTCGACCGCATCTCGGACCTGTTCTACATGGCCGAGGTGCTCGCGCGCCAGCCACGCCCCCGCGGCCCTCGCCTCACGATCCTCACCAACGCCGGCGGCCCCGGCGTGCTCGCCACCGACTGGCTCATCACAACCGGCGGCGAGCTGACCCCGCTCACCGACGAGACCGTGGAGGCGCTCGACAAGGTGCTCCCGCCACAGTGGAGCCGCGCCAACCCGATCGACATCCTCGGCGACGCCGACCCGGCGCGCTACGCCAGGGCCGTGGAGATCGCCGCCAAGGACCCCAACGCGGACGGGCTGCTCGTCATCCTCACGCCGCAGGCGATGACCGACCCCACGCAGACGGCCGAGCACCTGCGCCCGCTCGCGCACGTGGAGAACAAGCCGCTGCTGGCGGCCTGGATGGGCGGCGCCGACGTGGTGGCCGGCGAGAGCATTCTTAACCACGCCAACATCCCCACGTTCCCATATCCTGACAGCGCCGCGCGCGCTTTCAACTACATGTGGCGCTTCAGCTACAACCTTCGCGGCCTCTACGAGACGCCCTCGCTGGAAGACGGCGCCGATGGGCCGGACCGTGGCGGGGCCGCCGCGCTCCTGCGGCATGTGCGCGGGTCGGGGCGCTCCATCCTGACCGAGTACGAGTCCAAGAAGCTCCTCGCCGCCTATGGCATCCCGACCGTCGAGACGCGCCTGGCCGCGTCCGCCGATGACGCCGTGGCGGCCGCCGCGGAGATCGGCTACCCGGTCGTGCTCAAGCTCAATTCGGAGACGATCACCCACAAAACCGACGTGGGCGGCGTGAAGCTCAACCTGCTCGATGGCTCCTCCGTCCGTACGGCCTACGAGGAGATCGAGGCGTCGGTGCGGGAGCACGGGGGGGAGGGCCACTTCCAGGGCGTCACCGTGCAGCCGATGGTGAGGATGGACGGCTACGAGGTGATCCTCGGGAGCAGCATCGACCCGCAGTTCGGGCCGGTGCTGCTGTTCGGCTCCGGCGGCCAGCTCGTGGAGGTGTACAAGGACCGCGCCCTGGCGCTTCCGCCGCTCACCACGACGCTTGCCCGGCGCTGCATGGAGCACACGCGCATCTTCACGGCGCTCAAGGGCGTCCGCGGGCGCAAGCCGGTCGACATCGCCGCGCTCGAGCAGCTCATGGTCCGCTTCAGCTACCTGATCGTGGAGCAGCACGCCATCAAGGAGCTGGACATCAACCCGCTGCTCGCCTCGCCGGACGGCCTGGTCGCGCTGGACGCGCGCGTGGTGGTTCACGACCGCGAGGTGGCGGCCGAGAGCCTGCCGCAGTCGGCCATTCGGCCCTATCCCGTGCAGTACGTCTCTCGCTGGCAGATGCGCGACGGCCACGACGTGACGATCCGCCCGATCCGGCCGGAGGACGAGCCGCTCATCGTGCAGTTTCATGAGTCGCTCTCGGACCGGAGCGTCTACCTGCGCTTCTTCCACGCGATGAAGCTGAGCCAGCGCGTGGCCCACGAGCGGATGGTCCGCATCTGCTTTAACGACTATGACCGCGAGGTGGCCCTGGTGGCCGAGGACCGCGAGCCGGAGACGGGCACACCGCGGATCCTGGGGGTGGCGCGGCTCAGCCGCCTGCACGGCCACAACGAGTCGGAGTTCTCGCTGCTGGTCAACGACCGGTTCCACGGCCTGGGGCTCGGAACCGAGCTGCTGAGCCGCCTGCTGGCGGTCGCCCGCGACGAGCACCTGGACACCGTGCTGGCCGACATCCTGCCCGAGAACTACGTGATGCAGCACATCTGCGAGAAGCTCGGCTTCGACCTGAAGCGCGGCATCGACGAGGACATGGTGAAGGCGCGCTACGTGGTGCCGAAGGGCTGA
- a CDS encoding MFS transporter, translating into MVFSIRAEIIPELKNTFFMPTNAAHAAELIGSVAGVAFLAFAVSIFIGSPLCDYLGMGRLMALSCLLFIVGSLTTIFAAQLSSTLPVYWVLWFGMATVGLAHGLVEAVINPLVATLYPDDKTHKLNVLHAWWPGGLMIGGLLSFGLNSLGAGFQVKLATILVPAIVFGLMLIGTRFPPTERVAAGVSSKAMIGEAYRPMFIVLFLAMFLTAASELAPNQWVGDMLSKTLGFNGILVLVYVSMLMFVMRHFAGPIAHKLSPIGLLWTSCLLASAGLLLLSYADNPVTGILAATVWGTGVCYMWPTMLGVTSELFPRGGAFLLGIMGSAGNLSIYFVLPAMGRIYDHYSQIKAQEMFSTSVKALAAQAEARAPGAVDQMNAVFKAAAPYAFRWVAILPAILLVVFGVWWLADRARGGYRAERLETGAN; encoded by the coding sequence ATGGTCTTCAGCATCCGGGCCGAGATCATTCCGGAGCTGAAGAACACCTTCTTCATGCCCACCAACGCCGCCCACGCGGCCGAACTGATCGGCTCCGTGGCCGGAGTGGCCTTCCTGGCCTTCGCCGTTTCCATCTTCATCGGCAGCCCCCTCTGCGACTACCTGGGCATGGGCCGCCTGATGGCGCTATCCTGCCTGCTCTTCATCGTGGGCTCACTCACCACCATCTTCGCCGCGCAACTCAGCTCGACGCTGCCAGTCTACTGGGTGCTCTGGTTCGGCATGGCCACCGTCGGACTGGCGCACGGCCTCGTGGAGGCGGTCATCAACCCGCTGGTCGCCACGCTCTACCCGGACGACAAGACCCACAAACTGAACGTTCTGCACGCCTGGTGGCCGGGCGGGCTGATGATCGGCGGCCTGCTGAGCTTCGGCCTCAACTCCCTTGGCGCCGGCTTTCAGGTGAAGCTGGCGACCATCCTCGTGCCCGCCATCGTGTTCGGGCTCATGCTCATCGGCACCCGGTTCCCCCCTACCGAGCGCGTGGCCGCCGGCGTATCGAGCAAGGCGATGATCGGCGAGGCGTACCGGCCGATGTTCATCGTGTTGTTCCTCGCCATGTTCCTAACCGCCGCCTCCGAGCTGGCCCCGAACCAGTGGGTTGGCGACATGCTCAGCAAGACCCTCGGCTTCAACGGCATCCTGGTGCTCGTCTACGTGAGCATGCTCATGTTCGTGATGCGCCACTTCGCCGGCCCGATCGCCCACAAGCTCTCGCCCATCGGCCTGCTCTGGACCTCCTGCCTGCTGGCCTCGGCGGGCCTGCTCCTCCTCAGCTACGCCGACAACCCGGTCACCGGCATCCTCGCCGCCACCGTGTGGGGCACGGGCGTCTGCTACATGTGGCCGACGATGCTGGGCGTCACCTCGGAGCTCTTCCCAAGAGGCGGCGCGTTCCTTCTGGGCATCATGGGCTCCGCCGGCAACCTCTCCATCTACTTCGTCCTGCCGGCCATGGGCAGGATCTACGACCACTACAGCCAGATCAAGGCGCAGGAGATGTTCAGCACCTCCGTGAAGGCGCTTGCCGCGCAGGCGGAGGCCAGGGCGCCGGGCGCCGTCGACCAGATGAACGCGGTTTTTAAGGCAGCCGCGCCGTATGCCTTCCGGTGGGTGGCCATCCTCCCTGCCATCCTGCTCGTCGTGTTCGGTGTCTGGTGGCTGGCTGACCGGGCGCGCGGCGGCTACCGCGCCGAGCGGTTGGAGACGGGCGCCAACTGA